In Aquimarina spinulae, a single window of DNA contains:
- a CDS encoding FecR family protein, with protein sequence MLTEEEKRILKNKINTSVTEYRNKKKKRRLGYYIGVAAAITIIFFSVKHTNTFQNSSAIKNYVDATDINIDKDGDVKLVLNDKEEVKITEKTSSVTYSSSGGEVDINDSKIIEQSLENTFNTVIVPFGKRTKITLSEGTKVWLNSGSKLTYPVVFNGDKREVHLIGEAIFDVKHNKKQPFYVVTDDYDIKVLGTVFNVSSYNDDDYTSTALERGSVEIKYKGNSIFGKSSIKITPGTLAVYNNKTKKIRSKRVDVTKYMSWRDGKFIFKKERMDMIVKKLSRYYNVVISIESEELKMQTFSGHLDLKDSVEKVMEVLKQSTDLRYKIENGKFVIN encoded by the coding sequence ATGTTAACCGAAGAAGAAAAAAGAATTTTAAAAAATAAAATAAATACGTCTGTTACAGAATATCGTAATAAAAAGAAAAAGAGACGACTAGGATATTATATAGGTGTTGCTGCAGCAATTACAATTATATTTTTTTCTGTTAAGCATACCAATACCTTTCAGAATTCATCTGCAATAAAAAACTATGTTGATGCTACAGATATTAATATTGATAAAGATGGAGACGTAAAGTTGGTTTTAAATGATAAAGAGGAAGTGAAAATTACAGAAAAAACATCAAGTGTCACGTATTCTAGCTCTGGAGGAGAAGTAGATATTAATGATTCTAAAATAATAGAACAATCGTTAGAGAATACTTTTAATACAGTTATTGTTCCTTTTGGAAAGAGAACTAAAATCACTCTGTCTGAAGGTACAAAAGTATGGCTTAATTCGGGTTCGAAACTTACATATCCAGTTGTGTTTAATGGAGATAAAAGAGAAGTTCATCTTATAGGAGAAGCTATTTTTGATGTAAAACATAACAAAAAGCAACCATTTTATGTGGTTACAGATGATTACGATATTAAAGTTTTAGGTACGGTATTTAATGTAAGCAGTTATAATGATGATGATTATACAAGTACAGCTTTAGAACGAGGTAGTGTAGAGATAAAGTATAAAGGGAATTCTATTTTTGGGAAATCAAGTATAAAAATAACTCCGGGAACACTCGCTGTATATAATAATAAAACTAAAAAAATAAGGAGCAAGAGAGTCGATGTTACCAAATATATGTCGTGGCGTGATGGTAAATTTATATTCAAAAAAGAAAGAATGGATATGATAGTTAAAAAGCTTTCCCGGTATTATAATGTTGTAATTTCTATAGAGAGCGAAGAACTTAAAATGCAGACTTTCTCTGGTCATTTAGATTTAAAAGATAGTGTAGAAAAAGTGATGGAAGTTCTCAAACAATCAACAGATTTGAGATACAAAATAGAAAACGGAAAATTTGTAATTAACTAA
- a CDS encoding RNA polymerase sigma factor yields the protein MQSVKTIDSVLWTKVKLGDLDAFNQLYDKYIDALYEFGIQHTKDTDYVKDCIHDLFLDIYKYRKKLSDVDNVKYYLFKSLKRKINRKFKSKLSLFSTEEKKNEIRSEYKSIEEIIIQSENTSEIEAKLSAALTSLSSRQRKGLSLKFDEKKSYEEIAAIMGISIESVRTLIYRAVKKLRNEI from the coding sequence ATGCAATCTGTTAAAACTATAGATTCTGTATTGTGGACAAAAGTTAAATTAGGGGATTTAGATGCTTTTAATCAACTATATGACAAATATATAGATGCACTTTATGAATTTGGTATTCAACATACCAAGGATACAGACTATGTTAAGGATTGCATCCATGATCTATTTTTAGATATTTACAAATACCGTAAAAAACTTTCTGATGTTGATAATGTAAAATATTATCTTTTTAAATCTTTGAAAAGAAAGATCAATAGAAAATTTAAATCAAAACTTAGTCTATTCTCAACAGAAGAGAAAAAAAATGAAATTAGATCTGAATACAAGTCGATAGAAGAAATTATTATTCAGTCAGAAAACACATCAGAAATTGAAGCAAAACTTTCTGCTGCTTTAACATCTCTTTCTAGTAGACAACGAAAAGGATTATCCTTAAAATTTGATGAAAAAAAATCATACGAAGAGATTGCCGCGATCATGGGGATTTCTATAGAATCGGTACGTACACTTATCTACAGAGCGGTAAAAAAATTGAGAAATGAGATTTGA
- a CDS encoding glycoside hydrolase family 3 N-terminal domain-containing protein — MRISTIITMLLSVALLSSCSFKKQEDVPSDPIDAKVSKLLSSMTLEEKIGQMTQITITALEKEGQPGILDKNKLREAIHKYKIGSILNTPNPGAPKPKRWNAILNEILAETNQTDKKIPIIYGIDAIHGASYTDGAVLFPQQIGLAATWDAELVEKCTAIAAYETRASSIPWVFSPDLDLPRHPAWSRLWESFGEDTYLSSQMAVAMVKGFQGNDVGASDKVAACLKHYIGYGSTTTGKDRTPSIIPERVLRQYDLPIYENSINAGAKSVMISSGEINGTPVHASKKMITEILKGELDFKGFVVTDWQDIIYLHTRHKVASTMREAVKKSVMAGIDMSMVPENYSFFEELFSLVSDGEVPMSRIDDAVSRILRVKFELDLFRTPITNPEDYPDFGSPSSIAMSYIAASESITLLKNTDKILPIAKESKVLITGPTANSMQYLNGGWSYTWQGEKSDEYANDKLTILEAFKNKVGEQNLVYTPGVSIFKEVDIAKSVSLASNADYIVLCLGEHNYTETPGDINDLMITEPQIKLAQALAKLNKPIILILNEGRPRIISQFENDMNAVLQCYLPGNEGARALVDIVYGDINPSGKLPYNYPRYTNSLQKYNRKYTESLGDEEQNDDADYQKSYNPQYEFGYGLSYTTFGYKNLKLDKIFINKEDAIQITVDVQNTGVRTGKEVVQLYLKDMYASITPEVKALKRFKKIELQPGEMKTVSFTIGIDDLKFVNENNEWIAESGEFEIMIGPLSKKIVLEKELQEP, encoded by the coding sequence ATGAGAATTAGTACAATTATTACTATGCTATTAAGTGTAGCTCTATTATCATCTTGCTCATTTAAAAAACAAGAGGATGTTCCTTCTGATCCAATTGATGCCAAAGTATCTAAACTATTATCAAGTATGACTTTGGAAGAGAAAATTGGTCAAATGACTCAAATTACAATTACTGCACTAGAAAAAGAGGGGCAACCAGGAATACTGGACAAAAATAAATTAAGAGAAGCGATTCATAAATATAAGATTGGTTCGATACTTAATACACCTAATCCAGGAGCTCCAAAACCGAAAAGGTGGAATGCAATTTTAAATGAAATTTTGGCAGAAACTAATCAGACCGATAAGAAAATTCCAATTATTTATGGAATAGATGCTATTCATGGAGCAAGTTATACAGATGGAGCCGTTTTATTTCCTCAACAAATAGGTTTGGCCGCAACATGGGATGCCGAATTGGTTGAAAAATGTACAGCTATTGCTGCTTATGAGACCAGAGCATCTTCGATACCCTGGGTTTTTTCTCCTGATTTAGATTTGCCACGACATCCAGCCTGGTCAAGGCTTTGGGAATCCTTTGGGGAGGATACGTACTTGTCTTCACAAATGGCTGTAGCAATGGTAAAAGGTTTTCAGGGAAATGATGTTGGTGCATCTGATAAAGTAGCTGCCTGTCTTAAGCATTATATTGGATATGGAAGTACAACTACAGGAAAAGACAGGACCCCAAGCATTATTCCTGAAAGAGTACTTAGACAATATGATTTACCCATATATGAGAATAGTATAAATGCTGGAGCCAAAAGTGTTATGATTAGCTCTGGAGAGATTAATGGTACTCCTGTTCATGCTAGTAAAAAAATGATAACAGAGATTCTAAAAGGTGAATTAGATTTTAAAGGTTTTGTGGTAACAGATTGGCAAGATATAATTTACTTACATACTCGTCATAAGGTAGCTTCTACTATGCGTGAAGCTGTTAAGAAATCAGTTATGGCAGGAATTGATATGAGTATGGTGCCAGAGAATTACTCTTTTTTTGAAGAGTTATTTTCTTTGGTGAGTGACGGCGAAGTACCTATGTCTAGAATAGATGATGCGGTAAGTAGAATTCTGAGAGTGAAGTTTGAATTAGATTTATTTAGAACACCGATTACCAACCCTGAAGATTATCCTGATTTTGGTTCTCCTTCTTCGATAGCAATGTCGTATATCGCCGCATCTGAGTCTATTACTCTACTAAAAAACACAGATAAAATACTTCCTATTGCTAAAGAAAGTAAGGTACTGATAACAGGGCCAACTGCTAACAGTATGCAATACCTTAATGGTGGATGGTCATACACATGGCAAGGGGAAAAAAGTGATGAATATGCAAACGATAAACTTACAATTTTAGAAGCATTTAAAAATAAAGTAGGAGAGCAAAATCTAGTATATACGCCTGGGGTATCTATTTTTAAAGAGGTTGATATTGCCAAATCTGTTTCACTTGCCAGTAATGCAGATTATATTGTTTTATGTTTAGGCGAGCATAACTATACAGAGACCCCGGGAGATATTAATGATTTGATGATCACAGAACCCCAGATCAAATTAGCACAAGCATTAGCTAAGCTAAATAAACCGATTATACTAATCCTTAATGAAGGAAGACCAAGAATCATAAGTCAATTTGAAAACGATATGAATGCCGTTTTGCAATGTTATCTTCCAGGAAATGAAGGGGCGCGTGCTTTGGTAGATATTGTTTATGGAGATATAAATCCAAGTGGAAAACTACCTTATAATTATCCCAGATACACAAATTCTCTACAAAAATATAATAGAAAATATACAGAAAGTTTGGGAGATGAAGAGCAAAATGATGATGCAGATTATCAAAAAAGTTATAATCCACAATATGAGTTTGGATATGGGTTATCATACACAACTTTTGGCTATAAAAATTTAAAACTGGATAAGATATTTATTAATAAAGAAGACGCGATTCAAATAACTGTAGATGTTCAAAATACTGGAGTAAGAACCGGAAAAGAAGTGGTGCAACTATATCTTAAAGATATGTATGCAAGTATTACACCTGAGGTAAAAGCTCTAAAAAGATTTAAAAAAATAGAACTTCAACCAGGAGAAATGAAAACAGTTTCATTTACGATTGGAATTGATGATTTAAAGTTTGTTAATGAAAATAATGAATGGATTGCAGAAAGTGGAGAATTTGAAATAATGATTGGCCCCCTTTCTAAAAAAATAGTACTTGAAAAAGAGCTACAAGAACCGTAA